The DNA sequence TCACAGCAATAACAAGCATAAATACTATTGACATAACACAATTTCTCGAGATATTATTCTCAATCACTAATTCATCTCATctgatgtaattaaaaaaaaagatttttgcaTAAAAACTATAAATGCATTGAGCTTGTGAAAATAACAATGGAATACTGATAGGCTATCATTTTCGACATGAAGAATTactaaatgataaaaacaatgtgAAGCACACCAAAACTAGTTCTCCCTCCATATCGTCACAGTGCCAGAAAATAAATCGACCTGACTGAAGCATTTTATATAATAGCTGTTATTTTACTATTGGCATGCTTTCCAACAGCTTTGCATAACTGGTTGCTGTTGCTGCACCTCTAGACTAGACTAGCATAGACCCTGGAGTAATTGCCCGGTACTTATTTtctgtgtatttctatatagtatacaatatttaaatttaataaaaaaaaattataaaatatcaagagtgaaatttcAGTAAATGTGTAAatactgtaaaaataaaatcttaaaattgatTAAAGGAGTGTGAAACAGCTCTCAAGCAGATTCCACGAAGTCATCATCCCTTCGGAACATGAGTTCACTCTGGTATTTGGAGGTCTCGTGGTGGAAATTGGGACGGAGGAGGGTGGCTCTATTAACGTGAGGATACTTGGATTCAATTCTTGTGCGATCCTCTGTATTGTAATGCATCTGTTCCCGCTTGTCCAAGAAGAGGTTTTCATCATGTTCATAATGAGGAATACCACCAAGCTCTgcattctattttaaaaaagggGGGTTTTATCGTGCTTATTTAACAGTAAATTTTTTACTTCAATTTGACTGTGTATACTCTTTTGCAATGAGTGTTGTGTACAGTTAAATAAATTTTGAGCAATACTTTTTGTAAATAATGTACGAATGAAAGAAAATGATCACCTTAATGATGAGGTTCCTGTTCTTCATATCTGTTTTCCATTCTTGCACATGCAACCGTGGAACAACAGGATGCTGACGAGAATACTCTGGTACCCTGCAGGTAAGGAAGACAAATTTTGAATGAgaataattgatttattttgtcattttagcAACACTTGTTTACTGCACAAGTTATTCTCTCGAACAACCAAATTCCTTAAATGCATGCAAGAACCTGTAAGGGGTCAGACTGCTTAATTATATCACAGTataaactagaactgtcctaatgggactaatacccccccgcggggcatatattagaaataaacttcggacaaattgcgtcaacggacagatggacaaagtgattccagtacacccccccaaacttcgtttgcagGGGGTATAATTAATGATCAATGACTGACATGAACTAACTGGACAACCTAATTGTTCTTGTCCTTGGTCATTTTAATTGCTTTTTATAGTtattgtatttgaccttgtatccgcATTGGGGATTCGACACTTATAGGCATCAGGTGCTTTTTAAACTTTGTGTTTTTAGGAGAAATAAGTATATATCGATATATGTcatatttgattttgaaattatacTCTTGGTAGAAAttagatttcattttaaatcaaCTACATGTAGTCACACAATGCATAAATTTACAAATTACTGACTTGTATACTAACTTGCAGAAAAagactacatacatgtaagggCTTTCTATCTACCAATCAGAAATTCATAGTTATGCTTTGTTTCAGAATtcattaaagctgtatggtccgaattacaatatttttttccatctcgtcaaaacgctattaaatcatcgcacgtatgtagttatgaggctgtacgaaatatcataaattatttcacctgttttaaccagaattatttgattttaaatcgatgtttacaaataaccgtgtcactctgccatttcaagtgacagtcacgtgaccaattcaaactttcagatcatcggtggtcttatctgtgtaaagctgtgtattttgttataacagtaccgtaccataagtttaatagaaataccaaatacctcttagtaattcgttgttttacgctctttcagcctgaAAACTaaacagttgcgtatgagttaatacatcatgttgggattcccctgacgtgcgtgggtctatttatagacgt is a window from the Ostrea edulis chromosome 5, xbOstEdul1.1, whole genome shotgun sequence genome containing:
- the LOC125652757 gene encoding testis-expressed protein 43-like, with product MAAPKGKGFMAKGPNTIDQRFAERLFKDSRERVPEYSRQHPVVPRLHVQEWKTDMKNRNLIIKNAELGGIPHYEHDENLFLDKREQMHYNTEDRTRIESKYPHVNRATLLRPNFHHETSKYQSELMFRRDDDFVESA